One Cydia splendana chromosome 23, ilCydSple1.2, whole genome shotgun sequence DNA window includes the following coding sequences:
- the LOC134801718 gene encoding uncharacterized protein LOC134801718, whose product MKFAILAALVTLAVAAPPTTPPTAPPTENEELIVTKKFYPDSFAIYTGHHDIVDIVLPFNKINDPEDSDEETDETDITIFFVEADVKDDGTYDYKGLYTYKNGVTKKVLQNGQCTTYAKDKIVYFGASDGIYKYNEADQTATKYGTITDSVIRMAVDTEHANVYYLTSDYVMYKYDEDEKMTTKVEAVKDARDMVIDWDGIMFFYDGNHQFYTYNGQRVLKIEGLPAHPAKVALVRPPVLINEVYAVIDGRLYELNVNGTSEKGAIKFQAEPTAYAPEAILVQYYAYKQKIYLYKLDIMFDKSIEELNKFFDDKQEQINAFKNTKLTSRL is encoded by the coding sequence ATGAAGTTTGCAATCCTCGCAGCCCTCGTCACCCTGGCCGTCGCCGCGCCCCCCACCACGCCTCCCACCGCGCCCCCCACCGAAAACGAAGAACTCATCGTCACCAAGAAGTTTTATCCCGACTCCTTCGCCATCTATACCGGCCACCACGACATCGTCGACATCGTCTTACCCTTCAACAAGATCAACGATCCTGAGGACAGCGATGAAGAGACAGACGAAACTGATATAACCATCTTCTTCGTTGAAGCTGATGTTAAAGACGACGGAACTTACGACTACAAAGGATTGTACACCTACAAGAACGGCGTAACCAAGAAGGTGCTTCAGAACGGACAGTGCACCACTTACGCTAAGGACAAGATCGTCTACTTCGGCGCTAGCGACGGCATCTACAAGTACAACGAAGCAGACCAGACTGCGACCAAATATGGTACCATTACTGACAGCGTCATCAGAATGGCTGTTGATACTGAACATGCTAACGTATATTACTTGACCTCTGACTACGTTATGTACAAATATGATGAAGATGAGAAAATGACCACTAAAGTTGAAGCAGTTAAGGACGCTAGAGACATGGTTATCGACTGGGACGGTATCATGTTCTTCTACGACGGCAACCACCAATTTTACACTTACAACGGCCAGCGTGTCCTTAAAATCGAGGGTCTCCCCGCTCATCCCGCTAAAGTAGCACTTGTCAGGCCTCCAGTTTTGATCAACGAGGTTTACGCTGTTATTGACGGCCGTCTTTATGAGCTAAACGTAAACGGTACCAGCGAAAAGGGGGCAATAAAGTTCCAGGCTGAACCGACCGCCTATGCCCCAGAAGCTATTCTGGTCCAATACTACGCGTACAAGCAGAAGATTTACTTGTATAAACTGGATATTATGTTTGACAAGAGCATCGAAGAACTGAATAAGTTCTTCGACGATAAGCAGGAACAGATCAACGCTTTCAAGAACACGAAACTTACTAGCCGTTTGTAA